In the genome of Pseudomonas sp. HS6, one region contains:
- a CDS encoding GspE/PulE family protein, whose product MERLSVVVEALQPACAPTRFSSEQLAQARARATTSGERVLDALNVLCELAPMPFIASLGATLHYPVLDTDTLFLATPVFDRVTLAQCLKREFILLRHNDEVIGVFADPFDTSRLAWIDECLHGAPLYLVHADDLKAYLARHEESFHAVESLNAQADAGSEVDTLQSLSLTSISEDSSVVVKLVNSTLYDALKMHASDIHLGTTGNGLVIKYRIDGVLNNISKIQGSEFAEQVISRVKVMAELDIGEKRVPQDGRFKIGISGRQIDFRVSIMPSIFGEDAVLRVLDKQDLADKVCGVQLQALGFEDETLRQLRRLAAEPYGMVLVTGPTGSGKTTTLYAMITEINHGVDKIITIEDPVEYQLPGVLQIPVNEKKGLTFARGLRSILRHDPDKIMVGEIRDPDTAQIAVQSALTGHLVFTTIHANNVFDVIGRFTQMEIDPYSLVSALNAILAQRLIRLVCSSCSAPATPSDEELRASGLDPHKVGHYHFVHGKGCGHCRGSGYRGRTAIAELLHLDDELRQMIVERQPITQIKALACARGLRLLRESALELVEHGRTTLEEINRVTFIA is encoded by the coding sequence ATGGAACGTCTGTCCGTTGTCGTCGAAGCGTTGCAGCCTGCGTGTGCCCCGACACGCTTCTCCAGTGAGCAACTGGCCCAGGCCCGGGCGCGAGCCACCACTAGCGGGGAACGGGTGCTCGACGCACTCAACGTCCTTTGCGAACTGGCGCCGATGCCGTTCATTGCCAGCCTCGGTGCCACCCTGCATTACCCGGTGCTCGACACCGACACCCTGTTTCTGGCGACTCCGGTGTTCGACCGGGTCACCCTCGCGCAATGCCTCAAACGTGAATTCATCCTGCTGCGGCACAACGACGAAGTCATCGGCGTTTTTGCCGACCCCTTCGACACCTCGCGCCTGGCCTGGATCGACGAATGCCTGCACGGCGCGCCGCTGTATCTGGTGCACGCCGACGACCTCAAGGCCTATCTGGCCCGTCACGAAGAAAGCTTCCACGCCGTCGAATCGCTTAACGCCCAGGCCGACGCCGGCAGCGAGGTCGACACCCTGCAAAGCCTCTCGCTGACCAGCATCAGCGAAGACTCGAGCGTAGTGGTGAAACTGGTCAACTCGACCCTCTACGACGCGCTGAAAATGCACGCCAGCGACATCCACCTCGGCACCACCGGCAACGGTCTGGTGATCAAGTACCGGATCGACGGCGTGCTCAACAACATCAGCAAGATCCAGGGCAGCGAATTCGCCGAACAGGTGATTTCCCGGGTCAAGGTCATGGCCGAACTGGACATCGGCGAAAAACGCGTGCCTCAGGACGGACGCTTCAAGATCGGCATCAGCGGCCGGCAGATCGACTTCCGAGTGTCGATCATGCCGAGCATCTTCGGCGAAGACGCGGTGCTGCGAGTGCTCGACAAACAGGACCTGGCCGACAAGGTCTGCGGCGTGCAGCTGCAAGCACTGGGCTTTGAAGATGAAACCCTGCGCCAGCTGCGTCGCCTCGCTGCCGAACCCTACGGCATGGTGCTCGTGACCGGCCCCACCGGCAGCGGCAAGACCACCACGCTGTACGCGATGATCACCGAGATCAACCACGGCGTGGACAAGATCATCACCATCGAAGACCCGGTGGAATATCAGTTGCCGGGCGTGCTGCAAATTCCGGTCAATGAGAAAAAAGGCCTGACCTTTGCCCGGGGCCTGCGTTCGATCCTGCGCCACGATCCGGACAAGATCATGGTTGGCGAGATCCGCGACCCGGACACCGCGCAGATCGCCGTGCAATCGGCGCTCACCGGTCACCTCGTCTTCACCACCATTCACGCCAACAACGTGTTCGACGTGATTGGTCGTTTCACTCAAATGGAAATCGACCCCTACAGCCTGGTCTCGGCGCTCAACGCGATTCTCGCGCAACGCCTGATCCGTCTGGTGTGCAGCAGTTGCAGCGCACCGGCCACCCCGAGTGACGAGGAACTGCGCGCCTCCGGCCTCGACCCGCACAAGGTCGGCCATTACCACTTCGTCCACGGCAAAGGCTGCGGTCACTGCCGGGGCAGCGGTTATCGCGGGCGCACGGCGATTGCCGAGTTGCTGCACCTGGACGATGAACTGCGGCAAATGATCGTCGAGCGCCAACCCATCACCCAGATCAAAGCCCTGGCCTGCGCCCGTGGTTTGCGCCTGTTGCGCGAATCGGCGCTGGAGCTGGTGGAGCACGGTCGGACCACGCTGGAGGAGATCAATCGTGTCACTTTTATCGCGTGA
- a CDS encoding secretin N-terminal domain-containing protein translates to MNRSRLLMSLGLCAGLAACSTAQVANKEASDLIDQGQYEAGLARIQEGLRENPRDTELHLLLNSGRAKAITALLTSGDTDRARRDFANARLAYSRVLTIEPNNRRAQDALRQLDYLRSMDEKLELARGDLRRGDIYGADRQVKQILELDPKNDGALELQGNIRLVQSRNVIQYPQLRTRLDRPVTLEFRDANLKTIFEVLSQVAGLNFIFDKDLRPDMKATIFVRDVRIEDAVALLLQQNQLHQKVVNENTLLIYPDSPQKLKDYQELVMRTFYLTSIDANTALNMIKTMLKTRDVFVDERLNTLTMRDTEDAIRMAEKLLQSQDQSNPEVVLEVEVMEVATQRILDLGLQWPSTFGVLNSDGSPVTLLGQLKGINSDRISIGPSPQAKINAQDNDINTLASPVIRVSNREQARIHIGQRVPIISATSVPSTQGPVITESVTYLDVGLKLEVTPTVHLNNEVAIKIALEVSNATPLEPTRQGTIPVQVDTRNAQTSLRLHDGETQILAGLVRNDHGATGNKIPGLGDIPGLGRLFGSNKDTVGKSELVLSITPRIVRNLPYQSPSDMEFPTGTETSMHIQAPDRSQNFVMPTPAAQPRAIGDAAVATTRVTVEKP, encoded by the coding sequence ATGAACAGATCCCGTTTGCTGATGAGCCTTGGCCTGTGCGCCGGGCTGGCCGCGTGCAGCACCGCACAGGTCGCCAACAAGGAGGCTTCCGACCTGATCGATCAGGGGCAGTACGAGGCGGGCCTGGCCCGGATCCAGGAAGGCTTGCGGGAAAATCCACGGGATACCGAACTGCACCTGCTGCTCAACAGCGGCCGGGCCAAGGCGATCACAGCCCTGCTGACGTCGGGTGACACCGACCGCGCCCGCCGCGACTTCGCCAACGCACGCCTGGCCTACAGCCGCGTGCTGACCATCGAACCGAACAACCGCCGCGCCCAGGATGCCCTGCGCCAGCTCGACTACCTGCGCAGCATGGACGAGAAACTCGAGCTGGCCCGTGGCGACCTGCGTCGTGGCGACATCTACGGCGCCGACCGGCAGGTCAAACAGATCCTCGAGCTGGACCCGAAAAACGACGGTGCGTTGGAGCTGCAAGGCAACATCCGCCTGGTGCAAAGCCGCAACGTGATCCAGTACCCACAACTGCGCACCCGACTCGACCGCCCGGTGACCCTGGAATTTCGCGACGCCAACCTCAAGACCATTTTCGAAGTGCTGTCCCAGGTTGCCGGGCTGAATTTCATCTTCGACAAAGACCTGCGTCCGGACATGAAAGCCACGATCTTCGTGCGTGACGTGCGCATCGAAGACGCGGTGGCTTTGCTGCTGCAACAAAACCAGTTGCACCAGAAAGTGGTGAACGAAAACACCTTGCTGATCTACCCGGACTCGCCGCAGAAGCTCAAGGACTATCAAGAGCTGGTGATGCGCACGTTCTACCTGACCAGCATCGACGCCAACACCGCGCTGAACATGATCAAGACCATGCTCAAGACCCGCGACGTGTTCGTTGACGAGCGCCTGAACACCCTGACCATGCGCGACACCGAAGACGCGATCCGTATGGCCGAGAAGCTCCTGCAATCGCAAGATCAGTCCAACCCTGAAGTGGTGCTGGAAGTGGAAGTGATGGAAGTCGCCACCCAGCGCATTCTCGATCTGGGCCTGCAATGGCCGAGCACCTTCGGCGTGCTGAACAGTGACGGTTCGCCCGTCACGCTGCTGGGCCAGCTCAAGGGCATCAACTCCGACCGCATCTCGATCGGGCCATCGCCGCAGGCCAAGATCAATGCGCAGGACAACGACATCAACACCCTCGCCAGCCCGGTGATCCGCGTCAGCAACCGCGAACAGGCGCGCATTCACATTGGTCAACGCGTGCCGATCATCAGCGCCACGTCGGTACCGTCCACGCAAGGCCCGGTAATCACCGAAAGCGTGACCTATCTGGATGTCGGCCTGAAGCTCGAGGTGACTCCAACGGTGCACCTGAACAACGAAGTGGCGATCAAAATTGCGCTGGAAGTGAGTAACGCCACACCGCTGGAACCGACCCGCCAAGGCACGATCCCGGTGCAGGTCGACACCCGCAACGCGCAGACCTCGCTACGCCTGCATGACGGTGAAACGCAGATCCTCGCCGGGCTGGTGCGCAACGACCATGGCGCCACCGGCAACAAGATTCCGGGGCTGGGTGACATTCCGGGTCTGGGCCGGCTGTTCGGCAGCAACAAGGATACCGTCGGCAAATCGGAACTGGTGCTCTCGATCACCCCACGGATCGTGCGCAACCTGCCTTACCAGAGTCCGTCGGACATGGAATTCCCGACCGGCACCGAAACCAGCATGCACATCCAGGCGCCGGATCGCTCGCAGAACTTCGTGATGCCAACGCCTGCCGCGCAGCCTCGCGCCATCGGTGATGCCGCCGTGGCAACCACTCGTGTCACTGTCGAGAAGCCTTGA
- a CDS encoding response regulator, whose product MVNKVLVVEDEQLLAQNLQDYLSAQGLDVRIAHDGADGIGQAETFAPDVLVFDYRLPDMEGFEVLDAVRQNRTCHFVLITGHPTAEVCERARQLGVSHILFKPFPLAELARAVCDLLGIQREAKPGASPSEGFVERRQSRTESFPLQLYDGSWVLADRRRNRLEVMAPDDDQMLTGE is encoded by the coding sequence TTGGTTAACAAAGTACTGGTTGTCGAAGACGAACAGCTGCTTGCACAGAACCTTCAGGATTATCTGTCGGCGCAAGGGCTGGATGTCCGGATTGCACATGACGGCGCAGACGGAATCGGCCAGGCCGAGACCTTCGCTCCCGACGTGCTGGTGTTCGATTACCGCTTGCCCGATATGGAAGGGTTCGAGGTGCTCGACGCGGTCCGCCAGAACAGGACGTGTCATTTCGTGCTGATAACGGGTCACCCGACCGCTGAAGTCTGTGAGCGGGCGCGGCAACTGGGGGTCAGTCACATCCTGTTCAAACCGTTTCCACTGGCGGAACTGGCTCGAGCTGTCTGCGACCTTCTGGGGATCCAGCGCGAAGCGAAACCCGGTGCGAGCCCATCCGAAGGCTTCGTCGAACGACGCCAGAGCAGGACCGAGAGCTTCCCGTTGCAGTTGTACGATGGCAGTTGGGTGCTGGCGGACCGCCGACGAAACAGGTTGGAGGTCATGGCACCGGACGACGATCAAATGCTCACCGGGGAGTAA
- a CDS encoding GspMb/PilO family protein, giving the protein MRIPRLIVHEYLQGLGVPGLVGLALLLATLIWALGGLLPGWQSLQQLSQQTQEATEYLAKVEDGSIAPPVVPQRQLDDFRNKLPAQPQATVAIDRIYALAAQEHITLARGEYALGVDPKTHLARYQILLPVRGSYPQLRRFLHALLGQLPAVVVEDVEFQRKKIADTDLNGRIRMTLYLSRS; this is encoded by the coding sequence ATGCGAATCCCTAGACTGATCGTCCACGAATACCTGCAAGGCCTCGGCGTTCCGGGCCTGGTCGGGCTGGCGCTGCTGTTGGCGACGTTGATCTGGGCACTGGGCGGCTTGCTGCCGGGCTGGCAATCGCTGCAACAGCTCAGCCAGCAGACCCAGGAGGCCACCGAATACCTGGCCAAGGTCGAGGACGGCAGCATCGCGCCGCCGGTGGTGCCGCAACGTCAGCTCGATGATTTTCGCAACAAGCTGCCGGCCCAGCCGCAGGCCACCGTCGCCATCGACCGCATCTACGCCCTGGCCGCGCAGGAACACATCACCCTGGCGCGCGGCGAATACGCCCTCGGCGTCGATCCCAAGACTCACCTGGCGCGCTACCAAATCCTGTTGCCGGTGCGTGGCAGCTACCCGCAACTGCGCCGCTTCCTGCACGCCTTGCTCGGCCAGTTGCCGGCGGTGGTGGTGGAAGACGTCGAGTTTCAACGCAAGAAGATCGCCGACACCGACCTCAACGGCCGGATCCGTATGACCCTTTACCTGTCGAGGTCGTGA
- a CDS encoding PilN domain-containing protein, producing the protein MRALNLDFQPRPRSGPLGWSLLGGGVFLALVCFGVQQHLGDQAEQQQGHLQHTQRQLTGDSGSKTTLSPAETREQAQNLAEMRKVSQQLRRPWERLFAMLEAMPRDDIALLTLTPDARKGQVRISAEARDLQAMLDFHKRLEASDELSDVSLLSHEIVVKSPEQPVQFNLSATWEMGDANP; encoded by the coding sequence ATGCGCGCCTTGAACCTCGACTTTCAACCACGTCCGCGTTCCGGCCCGTTGGGCTGGAGCTTGCTCGGCGGCGGTGTGTTCCTTGCGCTGGTTTGCTTCGGCGTCCAGCAGCATCTCGGTGATCAGGCCGAACAGCAGCAAGGTCACTTGCAGCACACCCAGCGCCAGCTCACCGGCGACAGCGGCAGCAAAACAACATTGAGCCCGGCGGAAACCCGCGAGCAGGCGCAGAACCTCGCCGAAATGCGCAAGGTCTCGCAGCAACTGCGTCGCCCCTGGGAACGCCTGTTCGCCATGCTCGAAGCCATGCCGCGCGACGACATCGCCTTGCTGACCCTGACCCCGGATGCACGCAAAGGTCAGGTGCGGATCAGCGCCGAGGCGCGGGATCTGCAAGCGATGCTGGATTTTCACAAACGGCTGGAGGCCAGCGACGAGCTGTCCGACGTGTCGCTGCTGAGCCACGAAATCGTCGTCAAATCGCCGGAGCAACCGGTGCAATTCAACCTGTCGGCAACCTGGGAGATGGGCGATGCGAATCCCTAG
- a CDS encoding SurA N-terminal domain-containing protein → MKLKSVLWLLACWLPIAFAHTEPVAARVNGEVISEFRLERFFAEYLEDQGRAVASIRSPKAYKQLRQAALDTLIDKELLWQEAQKRGLKVDDQAVQEQVEQIRVAIGGSDKFMRRLQDAGFDEASFTEYTRRELAAQQMFAELIRANTLQARHLLVRVAPDADAATDAAARLRLMQIRASVVEGATFASDAVRSPFGWHLIYLQNHLEAADVPQMQGLATVRVQRARQQQAQARRQVLAQLRAQNRIERIDDD, encoded by the coding sequence ATGAAGCTCAAAAGCGTGTTGTGGCTGCTGGCGTGCTGGTTGCCGATCGCGTTCGCCCATACGGAACCGGTGGCGGCGCGGGTCAACGGCGAGGTGATTTCCGAGTTTCGCCTGGAGCGGTTTTTCGCCGAATACCTGGAAGACCAGGGCCGCGCCGTCGCGAGCATCCGCAGTCCCAAGGCCTATAAACAACTGCGTCAGGCCGCGCTGGACACGCTGATCGACAAGGAATTGCTGTGGCAGGAGGCGCAAAAACGAGGCCTGAAGGTTGACGATCAAGCGGTGCAGGAACAGGTCGAGCAGATCCGCGTCGCCATCGGTGGTAGCGACAAGTTCATGCGGCGCCTGCAGGATGCGGGGTTTGACGAAGCCTCGTTCACTGAGTACACCCGCCGTGAACTCGCGGCGCAGCAGATGTTTGCCGAGTTGATCCGCGCCAACACCTTGCAGGCTCGGCATCTGCTGGTTCGGGTGGCGCCGGATGCCGATGCCGCCACAGACGCGGCGGCGCGTCTACGCTTGATGCAGATACGCGCCTCCGTGGTCGAGGGCGCAACGTTCGCCAGCGATGCCGTTCGCTCCCCATTCGGCTGGCATTTGATTTATTTGCAGAACCACTTGGAGGCAGCCGATGTCCCACAGATGCAGGGGCTTGCAACAGTCCGGGTACAGCGTGCCCGACAGCAACAGGCCCAGGCTCGTCGCCAGGTGCTCGCGCAATTGCGGGCGCAGAACAGGATCGAACGAATTGACGACGATTGA